From the genome of Antennarius striatus isolate MH-2024 chromosome 19, ASM4005453v1, whole genome shotgun sequence, one region includes:
- the tpd52l1 gene encoding tumor protein D53 isoform X6 encodes METRQQGFLDSEPLKEADEDFASEVNFNNSVMTEEEKQEIHQELTKLEEEISTLRQVLSSKEKQHADLRHKLGITPLSELRNNFSRGWHDMQTSVAYKKTSETFSTAGQKTSAAFSTLGSTITRKFGDMRSNSIGYSIKHSMSMPAMRNSQSFKSFEEKVENTVSTIKTKVGATETRGSFEEVLSSTANASAQDPPTNNLTDCSEKAC; translated from the exons GTTTTTTGGATTCGGAGCCACTGAAAGAGGCAGATGAAGACTTTGCATCCGAAGTAAACTTTAACAACTCCGTCATGACCgaggaggagaaacaggagATCCATCAAGAGTTAACCAAG ctggaggaggaaatcAGCACCTTGAGGCAGGTTCTATCCTCCAAAGAGAAGCAGCATGCTGACCTCAGACACAAACTGGGCATCACTCCTCTGAGTGAGCTCAGGAACAACTTCAGCAGAGGCTGGCATGACATGCAGACCTCCGTGGC CTATAAGAAGACATCTGAGACGTTCTCCACAGCCGGACAGAAAACCTCCGCCGCCTTCAGCACACTGGGCAGCACCATCACCAGGAAGTTCGGCGACATGAG GTCCAACTCCATAGG CTACTCCATCAAACACTCTATGAGCATGCCCGCCATGAG GAATTCTCAGAGCTTCAAGTCTTTTGAGGAGAAAGTTGAGAACACAGTTTCCACTATCAAG ACAAAGGTTGGAGCCACTGAGACCAGAGGCAGCTTTGAGGAAGTCCTCTCTTCCACAGCAAACGCCAGCGCTCAGGACCCGCCCACTAACAACTTGACTGACTGCTCTGAGAAGGCTTGTTAG